ATCTGATAACTGCTTATCCAGTTAATCAATGTATAAGCACCGTACTGATAACTATAATAAAACAAAGCCAGTGAAAAAATAACAATAGAGCATATAAGTTTCTTGTTGTATGATTCTATCGAAATCCAATCTTTAATTATTGAACTTGAAAGCGCCGCCCCAAAAGAATAAAATGAAAGATAATAAAGAGCGCTATCAACATTAAATATTACTGACGGCATTGATGCCCCCCAGTAAGGCTTTAGTTGGTAGAGCACAAAAGAAACAAAAAACACAACCCATTTTGATTTAAAGACATACTGCAATGCGGAATGGTAAATAATCACTACAAACAAACATGGCAAAAACCATAGTGATGTTATCGGCACTTGATTTCTTATGCCATAAAATGCATTAATTATCATATCAATTATAACTGAAGTTGACAGGGTTGATTTTACTGCATACACAGTGATTCCAATAGCAGAGAAAACTATGTATGGAATAATTATTCTCTTAAAGCTCGTTTTAGCAACCCCTAAAAAGTCATTTACCGAAACACACTTTTTAAATAACAAGCCAGATATAAAAAAAAAGAGCGGCACATGAAAGGTGAAAACAAATGGATAGATCTTTCCTGCTGCTGCTCCAAGATGACCAATGTAGATGTAAAAAATTCCTAGAAATTTAAGGTTGTCTAACCAGTGCACCCTTTCCTTGACCATTACATTTTCTCTATTGTGCAGTTTGTAATGATTTTTACACTTTCCTTACGAAATATCAATTTTGTCTCGGGTGTTTTTGGGTGGCTGCGCTTTATGGTCTGCGCTTAGCAATTACAGATAATACACCAGTTCCTGTAGAGCCAGCCACTGGAGTAACCCTTATTGTGTAGCTTGTCGGCGATTTTACTCTAACGACAGGAATGCATAACGGAGCTTCTGTTGATGCCGTATCCACCTCAATGGCAACATCATAGTTTACGTCTTCAAAGCCACCATCCGGCCAGTTCAATATATCCATTGCGGCCGATCCGAGCGTAAAGGATTGGTCATATACTGCCCGCTTCCAGTCGATATCAATGTCGGTCGATGGGATCGATCAAGTCGATTGATGGTGGTTTTCGGGAAGGGATTGATGAGGAAATGAATTTTTGTTTATGGTTGCGCTGTTCTGGATGAGGGATTTTGACTACTCTCAGGCTCACAATATTTTTTGCTTCTTAGGAGAATATGGACGTTTCACCAAGGTTTGTGATTGCCTTAAACATCGTCGCTGTCATTACGCTTATCATTGGCCTTTCGAAACACCTCAGCTGGCTATGACTAGACATGCACTTTGTAAAACATTCCCCTGCATAGGGGCTATTTTATAAGTTTAATTACTGTATAAAGTTCATGTTAGTGACATAATCTCACATCTTTCTCGCCAAAACCTTGTTAACCATTAGTTTGGGATTTAAGATTGCTCTCATAAGAAATTACACGGCTTAACAAATGCTTTTCAATTCACTGGCTTTTATCTTGCTGTTCCTGCCACTAACCACCTTCGCCTACAATTTAATCAGGCGCTGCAATGTCAAAGTTGGCAAGATTTTCATGATCCTTGTTTCGGCTTACTTTTACGTCTACATCACATATGGTGGCGCACCTGTTTTGGCTGCATCATGCTTAGTCAGTTACTTGGCTTACCATTTTATTATGAAGTCATCTCATCGCAAGTTGGCGATGATTATTGGCGTCTCATCCAACGTGATTTTTCTGTGCTCGCTGAAGTATAACCATTTCATACCTGATGGTGCATTTTACGCGACTGACTGGCTTCGTGCTTATGGGATGCCTCTTGCCATAAGCTTTTTCACTTTTCAGCAAATATCATTTTTGGTTGATGCTTATAAGGGGAAAATTGTCCAAGTCAGTATTTTGGATTACCTGTATTACATACTTTTCTTCCCGAAGATGATCGCAGGCCCTATAACCCGCTGGCAGGCATTAATGCCTCAAACTAATTCACGTGAGTTAGTTAAGTCATCAATGGTGCTCGTCGCCATGGCGGTGATTTCAATTGGATTATTCAAAAAGGTTGTTTTGTCCGGATTGTTTTCCCGTTACGCAGATGTTGGATATGCAAATACTGCAACGCTAAATTTTTCCGAAGCATGGATTACAAGCTTTTCATATACCGCCCAAATATATTTCGATTTCTCCGGATACTCGGATATAGCTATAGGTGCAGCACTATTGCTGGGAATTCGTTTGCCAGACAACTTTAACTCACCCTATAAAGCGGTAAACATTCGAGACTTCTGGAATCGTTGGCACATTTCGCTTTCTACATGGTTGCGTGATTACGTTTATATACCGCTAGGCGGAAGTAGAAAAGGACTACCACGCACACTGTTAAACTTGCTGGTCACATTCCTGATAAGCGGGGCTTGGCATGGAAGTGCACTGAATTTCATTATTTGGGGTGCGCTTCATGGTATTGCCACAGCCGTAAATGTCCTTTGGGAGAAGGCTGGGATGCGTATGCCAGCTCTGGCCGGGTGGTTAGTAACGACCCTGTTTATTAATTTTTCATGGATTCCTTTCCGCGCAGATAGCGTGCAGTCTGCTTACGATATATTTAGTGCGATGTTATTACCAACAAATGTTGCTCTATCAGGCTGGCATGAGGTAGTTAATCTTGAAACATGGGCTGCATTCAAATCGGTATTTTCCCCAGAAGTTATCAATGCGCATGCTGCAATTTATATAGCCATTGTTCTTCTTTTTGTTTTCACCGTAAAAAACACAAGTGAAATTATTAATGGAAGCCACATTGGAATAATTAGGGTTTCGCTGTCATCCTTGGCGATGGCCGCCTCAGTAATATTTATGTTTGGCGGAGCTAGTGCCGCACAATTTATTTACTCATCGTTTTGAGAATTTAAATGAAAAATAAATGGATGTTTTTAATCTACTTTGTGGTATTTTTATCTACCATGGCAGGTTATTATAAATTGTATTCATTCCAGATTGGCAGATCGGTTAAAGCTGAGTGGTGGCTTGTTGATGTGCAACACAAGAAAGAGTCTCTGGCAAAAAATGTCGGAGAGAACAGAATCATAATTGCTTCCGGGTCGAATGGCTTATTTGGAATAAATAGCAAATTGATGTCTGAGCTAACTGCAAGACCTGTTGTAAATATGGCTATGCACGGCTCTCTTGATATTTCCTATTACCGAAAACTGCTTGACAGGACTGTCAGAAAGGGAGATATAGTTATCATGCCGTTAGAATACGGCTTCTATTTCAGGAAGGATATGTATTCAGACTGGTTCGTTAACAACATGCTTGCATGGGGTAGTGACTATATTGATTCTTTAAGCATGTACGGAAAAGCGGTGTTAGTGACGTACACTACGTTCGAGAGAGTAATGGAAGGCGCATTATCTACCACAAAGAGATTAACGACCCCTGTCATCTATATTGACGCCTATAAAGGCAATCCGAACGGCAGGAATTACGGGTATCGCTATACATCACTGAATTCAACCGGTGATATGAACATCGATCCTAAAGGCATGGGTTTTGTTGAAAACACCATGAATCATAAGGGTTATTACTCTGAATCACTCAGCTATGGGAAGAAGGATTTGGTGATTGAAAAATATTCAGAGGGTGAGCTTATTAAGATACGGGATATGATTAAAGCTAAAGGCGCTGAGCTGTACATTACCTGGCCCGCATCAATGAAAACCGAATATTTCAATGCGGATGATGCAGAATCGTCATTATTTGCTGAATCACTGGATTCCAACTTGAAACGTATAGGGTTGAATACAATCTGCGATCACTTCTACGCAAACCTTTCACCAGATCTATTCCTAGACTCAACGTATCACCTCAACGCCAGCGGGGCTAATCAACGCACCAAGCTTTTATCTCAATGCGTTAGCTCGGAGATATTCCACTGATTAATAACGGAGCGCTTCACATGCGCACCGTTATTCGCATCTAATGTATTCCATTTGATTACGGCCTGATTTTTGCCTTTACTAAACAGCGCCAGAACCGGCTGCTCCTAAAACATGAGTAACCAAAACAGTGCACCCGGTCGGCGTTTTGCTTGTAATCGTTGGAAGGCAAACTGGGGCACCAGATTTTAATCATTATCCCGCTTAAAATAGCCATCTTGCCAAAGCAAGCGTCATACCAGCGGTACTCATCATGCCCGCCACAATCCATTTGGTCTGTTTGCTCAGCTCCTGATGAATTTTTCCGATCTCCTGATGAATCTTGCCAACCTCCTGGTGAAGATCACTTTTGGTGGCGTAATTGGATTTAATGACTGCAATATCCACTTTCATCGACGACATATCAGTTTTGATGTTGTCGATATCAGCTTCCAGCTTTGAAACGCGATTTTCCATAATTACGCTTTCCTCTAATATTCCAACTTAATCAATGCAATGCATGATCTTCCTGCCAGGCATCCTACTCCAAAACCATTGAATATTTCACGTTGCAGAGTGGCGAAAATGGTTTTATGAGAGATAAGTTCAGAAAAGAATTGGCTTACTTGCAGTGGATTACAGCGCTTTAGGGTCAGCTCGTTATTTTTTCAGGTCTCGCCGCCATGTGGAAGGCGTGACGCCATGCAATTGACGGAAGCGGTTGCTGAAGTGGCTGGAGGAGTGAAAACCGCAGCGCAATGCGATTTCGGTTAGCGGTAAAGGGCTGAATTTCAGTAACTGTAATGCGGCGTCCATGCGGCGGCGCATCACATATTGATGCGGAGCTTCCCCGACACTGCTTCGGAACATGCGTGCAAAATGATATTCGCTCAACGCCGCTTCGCCAGCTAAATGTGCCAGCGTTAACGGTTGATCTAACTGCGCATCAATATAGGCCATGACTCGTCGCAAAACCGCCGGTGCCAGTCCGCCGCGTACTTGTGGCACCTGCCATTGCACGTCGCTATAACGCTGCAAAAGATGTGTCATCAATAAGGTTGATGCGCTACTGAGCATCAGTTGGTTGGCTGGCTGTTGCCAATCAGTGCTGAGCAGGAAAT
The sequence above is drawn from the Pantoea nemavictus genome and encodes:
- a CDS encoding acyltransferase family protein, with product MVKERVHWLDNLKFLGIFYIYIGHLGAAAGKIYPFVFTFHVPLFFFISGLLFKKCVSVNDFLGVAKTSFKRIIIPYIVFSAIGITVYAVKSTLSTSVIIDMIINAFYGIRNQVPITSLWFLPCLFVVIIYHSALQYVFKSKWVVFFVSFVLYQLKPYWGASMPSVIFNVDSALYYLSFYSFGAALSSSIIKDWISIESYNKKLICSIVIFSLALFYYSYQYGAYTLINWISSYQIKSALLFIITCALFIPSIALSCILNIDALRCLGRNSLVLCGTEQILKVMVPTILLAFGIKIQIKDPLQAVLYTAILMAISYFTIVKIYNSFSLSRRAKLAADANEKINSSSA
- a CDS encoding MBOAT family O-acyltransferase — translated: MLFNSLAFILLFLPLTTFAYNLIRRCNVKVGKIFMILVSAYFYVYITYGGAPVLAASCLVSYLAYHFIMKSSHRKLAMIIGVSSNVIFLCSLKYNHFIPDGAFYATDWLRAYGMPLAISFFTFQQISFLVDAYKGKIVQVSILDYLYYILFFPKMIAGPITRWQALMPQTNSRELVKSSMVLVAMAVISIGLFKKVVLSGLFSRYADVGYANTATLNFSEAWITSFSYTAQIYFDFSGYSDIAIGAALLLGIRLPDNFNSPYKAVNIRDFWNRWHISLSTWLRDYVYIPLGGSRKGLPRTLLNLLVTFLISGAWHGSALNFIIWGALHGIATAVNVLWEKAGMRMPALAGWLVTTLFINFSWIPFRADSVQSAYDIFSAMLLPTNVALSGWHEVVNLETWAAFKSVFSPEVINAHAAIYIAIVLLFVFTVKNTSEIINGSHIGIIRVSLSSLAMAASVIFMFGGASAAQFIYSSF
- a CDS encoding helix-turn-helix domain-containing protein; translated protein: MADYQTFNMLQRHKAQLRDSVQLSGGIKLAAWFNSGDRVTNLSNHHTLSLYTADGYETWHKTQHGWRNGGGPDRFCLMPSGVESVWDIRADLSFVHLYCTDEHLRHLGEQIWDRSPSQLNLHEKIFAADDRITQLYRHFLLSTDWQQPANQLMLSSASTLLMTHLLQRYSDVQWQVPQVRGGLAPAVLRRVMAYIDAQLDQPLTLAHLAGEAALSEYHFARMFRSSVGEAPHQYVMRRRMDAALQLLKFSPLPLTEIALRCGFHSSSHFSNRFRQLHGVTPSTWRRDLKK